The region CGCTTTTGGCAATGGACTTGGCATTGATATTTGAGGTTGTATACGGCGCTGCGTGCACAACTTTGCTGCCGGTGTCCAGCACCTGATCTTCTCCGGCAAAGGTAATCCCTGTGTAATCTGATCGGGCACCTTCACCTTTAAGCACACTCATTGGATACAGCATGGAAACTTTCGAACCAAACGAGCCGGAAATCCACTCAATCGTGCCGTTTTTTTCTACTATTGCCCGCTTGGTATTTAGGTTGTACATATTTTTGGACCAGTTCTCGATCGTACTGTACCTTAAGTAGGCGTCTTCTTTAACATAGAGCTCGACACAGCCAGCGTGGAGATTAGCCACTGAGTATTTTGGCGCTGAGCATCCCTCAATAAAATGGAGCGAACCACCTTCTTCGACAATGATTAAAGTATGCTCAAACTGCCCCGCTCCCGGCGCGTTAGACCGGAAATAAGACTGAAGCGGAATTTCTACTTTTACTCCAGCCGGAACATAAACAAATGATCCGCCTGACCACACCGCTCCATGGAGCGCTGCAAATTTATGATCGCTGGGCGGCACGCATTTCATAAAGTGCTTCCTGACCAGTTCTTCATACTCCTTAACCGCTGTGTCCATATCTAAGTAAACGACACCCTGCTTGGCGAAATTCTCCTGCATACTGTGATAAACCACTTCAGAATCATACTGGGCACCAACACCAGCCAGGTATTTATGCTCTGCCTGGGGAATCCCCAGCCGGGTAAATGTATTTTTGATGTAGTCCGGAACATCATCCCATGTTACATTCAAATCCGCTTTTGGCTTTACGTAGGTGATGATATTAGCAATATCCAGTCCGGAGATATCCGGT is a window of Bacillota bacterium DNA encoding:
- the sufB gene encoding Fe-S cluster assembly protein SufB, with product MRKKTQVADVNRSLYDIKDEFEYSYKTDGLNEAVVRQISAQKDEPQWMLEFRLKSLDIYHQLDVPPWGPDISGLDIANIITYVKPKADLNVTWDDVPDYIKNTFTRLGIPQAEHKYLAGVGAQYDSEVVYHSMQENFAKQGVVYLDMDTAVKEYEELVRKHFMKCVPPSDHKFAALHGAVWSGGSFVYVPAGVKVEIPLQSYFRSNAPGAGQFEHTLIIVEEGGSLHFIEGCSAPKYSVANLHAGCVELYVKEDAYLRYSTIENWSKNMYNLNTKRAIVEKNGTIEWISGSFGSKVSMLYPMSVLKGEGARSDYTGITFAGEDQVLDTGSKVVHAAPYTTSNINAKSIAKSGGVSNYRGVVRVAANAHHVKSNISCESLMLDSQSRSDTIPVLDINNDEVDIGHEAKIGRISDDVIFYLMSRGISEEEARAMIVRGFAEPIAKELPLEYAVEMNNLIQLELEGTIG